TTTGTAGGCGATGCCCAGAGCCAGAATTTTGGCACCGTTCATCGATTTCCCTTTGGTATTGAGCGCCTGCACGACCTTGGTGGCGACATATTGCGGCATGGAGGCGTTGATCTCGCCGGCCAGTTCAATGAAGCGGGTGTGCAGGCCGAATTCCCGGGCTTTCCATGTCAGGTAGAAGGGATCAATGGGAATGCAATGGCCCCCGACACCCGGCCCCGGATAGTAGGCGGTGTAGCCGAAGGGTTTGGTTTTTGCGGCGTCAATCACTTCAAAGATATCGAGCCCCATTGCCTCGGCGACGATCTTCAGCTCGTTGACCAGACCGATGTTGACCGAGCGGTAGATATTCTCGACAAGCTTCACCATTTCTGCAGTTTGGGTTGAGCTAACAGGCACGATGGTGTCGATGAAACTGCCGTAAAGGGCCTTACCTGCCTCAAGGCAGCGAGGGGATTTTCCACCCACGATCTTGGGAATGGTCTGGGGCGTGAAATGGGTGTTGCCCGGATCCTCCCGCTCGGGCGAGTAGACGAGGTAGAAATCCTCGCCGACCGTCAAGCCAGCCTTTGCGATATAGGGCAGCAACAACTCTTCCGTTGTTCCCGGCCAAGTGGTGCTTTCCAGAGAGAGCAGTTGCTCCTCGCGAAAATGGGGAGCGATCAGTTCAGTCGTTGACGTGACGAAGCTTAGGTCCGGTTCGCGGGATTTGTTGAGCGGTGTGGGCACGCAGATGATCAGAGCATCACATTCCTTTGACCGGCTGAAGTCTCCTGTCGCCTCAAATCCGGCATCGACCATTTTGGCGATATCAGCGTCACGAATATATTTGATCGGGCTCTTTCTGGCGTTCAATCCTTCGATGCGCTGAGGCAAAATATCAAAGCCAACGACTCTAAAACCGGCTTTCGAACTTGACAGTGCCAAGGGGATGCCGACATAGCCAAGACCGATTATCCCTATGATTGCGTTGCGGTTTCTGATTTTCTCGAGGAGGCTCATCTTAGTATTCTTCGTGCTGTTGAGACGGGGTTGGTTGCACGATGGAATACCTTAATAAAAGTTGTATGACAATGGTTATTACTACTATTTAGTGTAACCGTTCCACGTCACCCGCATGAACAATTTGTCGCATGTCAGCGGCTTCCTTCCTTAAAGGCAGGGTGAGGCGCTTGAGCGCAGTGCTGACAACCGTGCTGTGATGAGAGATCAAATTTTGGGGGGATTGGACTTGTCGCGTTCGAATAGCTGAGCGAACGCAGATCGGTCGTTGTCATGCCCCCCGACATGTCGGGGGGCATGAGCCTTGTGTCGTTCCGTGGGCTTTATCGCACTGAGGCGAAAAGCTACAGCGCGGTTGATACCTTCCAGAGATCGGTGTTGCCATCATGGGCATATTGATCGATCTCTGCGAGTTCTTCTGGTGTGAAGTCCAGAGTGTCGAGGGCGCTGAGGGAGTTGGCCAGCTGGTCGACGGTTCTGGCTCCGATCAGGGATGAGGTGACCCGTGGATCTCTGAGGCTCCAGGCGATGGCCATCTGGGCCAGGGTCTGGCCGCGCCGTTCGGCGATGGCGTTCAGTGCGCGAATGCGGCCAAGGACATCATCTGTCAGGCTGCTCGGATCGAGGGACCCGCCGCGGGTCGCACGTGTATCCTCGGGGATGCCGTTGAGATATTTCGAGGTGAGTAGGCCCTGTGCCAGTGGTGAGAAGGCGATACAGCCGGTGCCGAGCTCTTCGAGCGTGTCGAGAAGACCATCTTCGATCCAGCGGTTGAACATGGAATAATTGGGCTGATGGATGAAGAGCGGGACGCGTTCTTCGGCCAGAATGGCCGCTGCCTTGCGGGTCAATTCAGGTGAGTAGCTCGAAATGCCCACATAGAGCGCCTTGCCCTGTCTGTGCAGATGAGCCAGCGCCCCCATGGTTTCTTCAAGCGGCGTGGTCGGATCGACGCGGTGCGAGTAGAAGATGTCGACATAGTCGAGCCCCATGCGCTTGAGCGATTGGTCGAGGCTGGCGATGAGATATTTGCGGCTGCCGCCGATATCGCCATAGGGACCGGGCCACATGTCCCAACCGGCCTTGGTGGAGATGATCATCTCATCGCGATAGGGCGCAAAGTCGCTGACCATCATGCGACCGAAATTCTCTTCCGCCGAGCCGTAGGGAGGGCCGTAATTGTTGGCGAGATCGAAATGGGTGATGCCGTGGTCAAAGGCGTGGCGCAGGATCGCCCGCCCGGTTTCATAAACATCCTCGCCGCCGAAATTCTGCCAAAGGCCGAGGGAAATGGCGGGCAGGTCGATGCCGCTTCGGCCGCATCGGCGGTATCGCATGTTTGTTTGATAGCGTTCAGCTGCTGCCTGATAGGGCATGGTGGAAACCTCCGAATATCAATTTCGTTTCATCCCTCGTTGTGGCGCGGATCGCCCGGGGATGTCCGTCCATGCAATCATATGGCCTGAGGCTCACGAGACAATGAAAAAGGCGACAAAGGGCAGTCAATGCATCGTTGAAGAGAATTCAACGAAGTGGCCATATAGGATGTGTTACAACCAAGGCCAGAAAGATCTGAAAGGCGGTCACTGACGGGAAGGATGGACGCGAACGGCTGGGGCGTGCGGAGGCGCTATTTGCCGCTTCGCGTGGCGAGCCGCGTCAGGCCCTGATCTTCCCGGATCAGGTCAATGAGTTCGTGCAGACCGGGCGGAACCTGTCGGCGGCTTGGATAGTAAATGGTGAAGGGAGGGCCCTCGGAGGCCCAGTTGGGCATGACGAGTTCGAGCCTGCCGGTTGCAACCTCGTTCCGGACCCGGCTCTCGAGGCAATAGGCAAACCCTAGCCCCTGAAGAGCGGCTTCGATGGCCTGATCCGTTGCGTTGGAACAGAGTGGACCGCGGACATCGATGCGCACGAGCGCTGAGCCGTTGCCCAGCTCCCACTGGTAGCGGCTGTTGTCGCCAACGCGCATTTCGATGCAGGGTAGATCGAGAAGATCCTGCGGGCGCTTTGGGCGACCGGTGCGGGCGATCAGCTCGGGAGAGCCGATGACCACCCAGTTTTGCGGGCCGGTCAAGGCCACGCCGATCATGTCCTGAGGCACCCGATCGCCATAGCGAATGCCTGCGTCGAAGCCTTCTTCGACAATGTCAACGAGATGATCGTCGATGCCGAGGTCAATATGCATGTCGGGAAAGCGCTCGAAATAGCGCGGCATGATCGGACGCAGGATCAGCGAGGCGGCATCGCGAAGGGCATTGAGGCGCAACCGGCCGGTGGGATGGTCGCGATGGCGCGACAGGGTGCCAAGGGCATCGTCGATGGCCTGTAGTCCGACTTCGAGCTGGGAGGCGAGCAGGGCGCCCGCCTCGGTTGGCTTGAGAGAGCGACTGGTACGGTTCAGGAGCTTCACGCCGAGCTCGGTTTCGAGCTTTCGCAGGCGGTGGCTGAGGGCCGAGGTGGTCACGCCGAGTTCGATTGCAGCCTGCCTCATGCTCTGCCGTCTGACGATGGTGACAAAGACATTGAGGTCTGCCAGAAGGGCCCGGTCGGAAGCGCGCACGGTGATCTGCCTTTCGTTGAGAGATGCTCAACAGATAGCAGGTTGCCACGCCGTTTGGAAGCCATCTTGCGGTTCGCGCTGGTGCCCGGATCTGCTATGGTTCGAGAGGAATTTCAGGAGGCGAGGCGGGGGAGCCTAGCCTCTGGTGGGATGGCGGTCTGGACTCCCGTCCAGACGTTACAGTTTGCCTCATGTGCACGTGAAGAAGGAACAGGATTATGGCTCATAAAGCTATCGAGAAGGGAAAAGTGGCGCTCGTGACGGGGAGTGCCAGCGGGATCGGTCTTGCTGCCGCTCACCGCTTCGGCGCGGCCGGGATGAAGGTGCTGGTTACCGACCTGCCGGGCGATGCGCTCGACCAGGCCGTGGAGGGCCTCAAGGCAGCAGGCATTGAGGCAACCGGACTGGCCGTGGATGTCACTAGCCGCGATCAGATTGCGCTGGCAAAGGAAAAGGCCAATGAGATGGGCCATATTTCCATCGTCATGTCGAATGCTGGCCGTGAGGGGGGCGGGGCCATCACCGCAGGGGAGGAGGTCTGGCGGCAAACGCTGGAGACCAACCTCTGGGGTGCCATTCATATCTCGCAGCTGTTTCTCCCTGACCTGATCGCGGGTCAGGATCCGGCGGCCATCATCTTCACCGGCTCCAAACAGGGCATCACCCTGCCGCCCGGCGACACCGCCTACAATGTCTCGAAGGCCGCCTTGAAGGCCTTGTCGGAATCCGTCTCGCATGATCTCGTGAAGAATACAGGCGGACGTGTGACAGCCCATTTGCTGATCCCCGGTTTCACCTTCACCGGTTTCACGCGCGCCCATGGCGTGACGGAAAAGCCTGCCGGGGCATGGACCGCGAATCAGGTTGCGGATTTTCTCATGGACGGGATGGATCAGGGTGATTTCTATATTCTTTGTCCGGACAATGATGTCGACCGTGCGACCGATGAAAAGCGGATGCGTTGGAGCATAGGCGACATCATCGAAAACCGTCCGGCGCTGTCCCGCTGGCATCCCGACTATGCCGATGCTTTCGCCAAATATATGAAGTCCGATGGCTGACGGGATGGCGATTGAAATCGGGGAGGCTGGTTCGGTGCTGACGGCGTTCGAGCCAGGCTTCTCCGATCTGTTCCCGGAGAAGGGTTCCTTGCGGGTGCTGTGGAGTGAGGGGAAATGGACGGAAGGGCCGTCCTATCTTCCCCTGACAAGATCGGTTGTGTTCAGCGATATTCCGAATGATCGCCAGATGCTCTATTCAGAGCTGTCGGGCGAGGTGCATGTCTGGCGGGGTGGCCATCGACAGTTCGTCAATGGAACGACGCCGGATGCGGCAGGCGGTCTCATCCTCTGCGAGCACGGCACCCGATCCCTGACACTGCTGTCCCATGACGGCAGACGAGTGGTGCTGGCGGATCGCTTTGAAGGCGGGCGTCTCAACAGCCCCAACGATGTGGTGCAGCATCCGGACGGCTCGATCTGGTTCACCGATCCGACCTATGGCATCGAATTCCCAGATCAGGGCAATCCCGGCGAGAAGGAACAGAAGGGCAGTTTCGTCTATCGATATGATCCCGGCACCGGCGAGCTTTCCGCTATGATCCGCGATTTTGCCTATCCCAACGGCCTTGCCTTCTCACCGGATGGGACCCGGCTTTATGTCGCCGATTCAGCGGGGAGCCGCAGCCCGGGAGACAAGCGCCATATTCGCGCCTTCAATCTCGACAGCAATGGTCAGCTGACGGGGGGAGAGATTTTCGTGCGCTGCCTGAACGGGGTTTTCGATGGCTTCCGAGTTGATCGGGCAGGGCGGCTCTGGGCGAGTGCTCGGGATGGCGTCTATGTCATATCCGAGAGCGGGGAGGTGATGGGGCGCATCGCTACACCTCAGACCGTGTCGAACCTGTGTTTTGGTGGTCCGGACCGTGATCTGCTGTACATCACGGCAACCAGTGACCTGCTGGTTATCAATCTGGTGGGGCCGGTCTGACCACAGCGAGTATTGAAGCCCGTTGACCCGGTTTCTCTCCAAATG
This window of the uncultured Cohaesibacter sp. genome carries:
- a CDS encoding nucleotide sugar dehydrogenase, which gives rise to MSLLEKIRNRNAIIGIIGLGYVGIPLALSSSKAGFRVVGFDILPQRIEGLNARKSPIKYIRDADIAKMVDAGFEATGDFSRSKECDALIICVPTPLNKSREPDLSFVTSTTELIAPHFREEQLLSLESTTWPGTTEELLLPYIAKAGLTVGEDFYLVYSPEREDPGNTHFTPQTIPKIVGGKSPRCLEAGKALYGSFIDTIVPVSSTQTAEMVKLVENIYRSVNIGLVNELKIVAEAMGLDIFEVIDAAKTKPFGYTAYYPGPGVGGHCIPIDPFYLTWKAREFGLHTRFIELAGEINASMPQYVATKVVQALNTKGKSMNGAKILALGIAYKRNVDDVRESPSVTVLKLLYEWGAVVSYSDPYVSAFPKMRDHAFNLESIDLCPETIASYDAVILLTDHNDFDYKMIEANSDILIDTRGKYRNNANIIRA
- the mgrA gene encoding L-glyceraldehyde 3-phosphate reductase, producing MPYQAAAERYQTNMRYRRCGRSGIDLPAISLGLWQNFGGEDVYETGRAILRHAFDHGITHFDLANNYGPPYGSAEENFGRMMVSDFAPYRDEMIISTKAGWDMWPGPYGDIGGSRKYLIASLDQSLKRMGLDYVDIFYSHRVDPTTPLEETMGALAHLHRQGKALYVGISSYSPELTRKAAAILAEERVPLFIHQPNYSMFNRWIEDGLLDTLEELGTGCIAFSPLAQGLLTSKYLNGIPEDTRATRGGSLDPSSLTDDVLGRIRALNAIAERRGQTLAQMAIAWSLRDPRVTSSLIGARTVDQLANSLSALDTLDFTPEELAEIDQYAHDGNTDLWKVSTAL
- a CDS encoding LysR family transcriptional regulator, translated to MRASDRALLADLNVFVTIVRRQSMRQAAIELGVTTSALSHRLRKLETELGVKLLNRTSRSLKPTEAGALLASQLEVGLQAIDDALGTLSRHRDHPTGRLRLNALRDAASLILRPIMPRYFERFPDMHIDLGIDDHLVDIVEEGFDAGIRYGDRVPQDMIGVALTGPQNWVVIGSPELIARTGRPKRPQDLLDLPCIEMRVGDNSRYQWELGNGSALVRIDVRGPLCSNATDQAIEAALQGLGFAYCLESRVRNEVATGRLELVMPNWASEGPPFTIYYPSRRQVPPGLHELIDLIREDQGLTRLATRSGK
- a CDS encoding SDR family NAD(P)-dependent oxidoreductase translates to MMAHKAIEKGKVALVTGSASGIGLAAAHRFGAAGMKVLVTDLPGDALDQAVEGLKAAGIEATGLAVDVTSRDQIALAKEKANEMGHISIVMSNAGREGGGAITAGEEVWRQTLETNLWGAIHISQLFLPDLIAGQDPAAIIFTGSKQGITLPPGDTAYNVSKAALKALSESVSHDLVKNTGGRVTAHLLIPGFTFTGFTRAHGVTEKPAGAWTANQVADFLMDGMDQGDFYILCPDNDVDRATDEKRMRWSIGDIIENRPALSRWHPDYADAFAKYMKSDG
- a CDS encoding SMP-30/gluconolactonase/LRE family protein, encoding MADGMAIEIGEAGSVLTAFEPGFSDLFPEKGSLRVLWSEGKWTEGPSYLPLTRSVVFSDIPNDRQMLYSELSGEVHVWRGGHRQFVNGTTPDAAGGLILCEHGTRSLTLLSHDGRRVVLADRFEGGRLNSPNDVVQHPDGSIWFTDPTYGIEFPDQGNPGEKEQKGSFVYRYDPGTGELSAMIRDFAYPNGLAFSPDGTRLYVADSAGSRSPGDKRHIRAFNLDSNGQLTGGEIFVRCLNGVFDGFRVDRAGRLWASARDGVYVISESGEVMGRIATPQTVSNLCFGGPDRDLLYITATSDLLVINLVGPV